In a genomic window of Vespula vulgaris chromosome 13, iyVesVulg1.1, whole genome shotgun sequence:
- the LOC127068558 gene encoding TBC1 domain family member 19 has translation MEESKKNFLEKSAKKLTKNVQNMANYRSLYNEIQRLVASTVVKKNDFENTLVDALKVNGLETQLRNTVFHWARSQDSLKKKPIHLTENTDLIYLKKVQIQWERRIQKSLNSICSELNIPLARIRPSADREELGEKWNELSTYDTDLSKYRPLYAPKDFLEVLFSIRDPAFKKHPEELNWDFSHIQIRVKTLAELRCLYVELAQGMPLLGVNPDMPAAGNFLNLEAERTHLGEKVLSTNYAPIAQEFLKRGAPRALRGRLWSLVLGSTIKDNDIEYYDELKTMVLQYDIVVDKLIIKDVQLTASNDDQYFVFEDVLYKTMLCFSRDSEVLTPVTTDRSAGGQVIHAVLQGKPATLENTLVFPPSGVIPFHGFTMYATPFCYLYDDPCIMYYTFRAFYLRYWFRLHTVSSHEQGIVALCLLFERLLQCHEPLLWAHFKNIHLQPIKIVFKWLMRGFSGHLPPEQLLCLWDLVLGYDSLEIIALLAVTILSFRKENLMQVNNQHNVEAILADLSSLKVIPLLQLVLLKE, from the exons ATGGaggaatcaaagaaaaattttttagaaaaatctgctaaaaaattaacgaaaaatgTACAGAACATGGCTAATTATCGAAGTCtttataatgaaattcaa AGACTCGTTGCTTCGACTgtcgtaaaaaaaaacgattttgAAAATACTCTGGTCGATGCTCTCAAAGTAAATGGATTAGAAACACAGCTTAGAAATACTGTGTTTCATTGGGCACGATCgcag GATTCATTGAAGAAAAAGCCAATACATCTCACTGAAAATACCGATTTGATTTACTTGAAAAAAGTTCAAATTCAATGGGAGCGTCGTATTCAAAAATCTTTAAATTCCATATGCAGTGAATTGAATATTCCATTAGCTCGTATAAGACCCAGTGCAGATAGAGAAGAACTTGGCGAAAAATGGAACGAACTTAGTACTTACGATActg ATTTGTCAAAATATAGGCCATTGTATGCTCCAAAAGATTTTTTAGAAGTATTGTTTTCTATACGAGATCCAGCCTTTAAAAAACAtcc tGAGGAATTAAATTGGGATTTTAGTCATATACAAATTCGCGTAAAAACACTCGCAGAACTG AGATGTTTATACGTTGAATTAGCTCAAGGCATGCCTTTGCTCGGTGTTAATCCTGATATGCCTGCTGcaggaaattttttaaatttagaaGCTGAAAGAACTCATCTAGGTGAAAAAGTATTAAGTACAAATTATGCGCCAATTGCTCaggaatttttaaaaagaggAGCTCCGCGGGCTTTAAGAGGACGTCTCTGGTCTCTCGTTTTAGGATCAACCATTAAAGACAAC GACATCGAATATTACGACGAATTGAAAACTATGGTCTTGCAATATGATATCGTtgttgataaattaattataaag GATGTACAATTAACAGCGAGTAACGATGATCAATATTTCGTTTTTGAAGATGTTCTTTATAAAACGATGCTGTGTTTTTCAAGGGACTCGGAAGTATTAACTCCGGTTACTACCGACAGAAGTGCAGGTGGTCAAGTGATACATGCGGTTTTACAAGGGAAACCTGCAACCCTAGAAAATACTTTAGTATTCCCTCCAAGTGGTGTTATACCATTCCATGGATTTACAATGTATG ctacTCCTTTCTGTTATTTGTACGATGATCCATGTATCATGTATTATACTTTTCGAGCATTTTATCTACGTTATTGGTTTCGCCTTCACACAGTCTCGAGTCATGAGCAAGGTATAGTTgcattatgtttattatttgaaagattATTACAATGTCATGAACCTCTGTTATGGGCCCATTTTAAGAACATACATCTACAACC aatTAAAATAGTATTCAAGTGGTTGATGAGAGGTTTCAGTGGTCATTTACCACCCGAGCAATTATTATGTTTATGGGATTTAGTATTAGGATATGATTCTTTAGAGATAATAGCTCTTCTTGCAGTGACGATTTTaagttttagaaaagaaaatttgatgcAAGTTAATAATCAACACAACGTGGAA gcaATTTTAGCGGATTTATCATCATTAAAAGTAATACCATTGTTGCAATTAGTCTTATTGAAAGAATAA